In Arsenicicoccus dermatophilus, a genomic segment contains:
- a CDS encoding endonuclease/exonuclease/phosphatase family protein yields MTSPDRPVRVASYNLRDFLDDRRAAATVVRAIDPDVLLLQEVPRRAWPAPRVRSWASAAGLRWPGGHLGAGGTTVMLSDRVVVESCVHRGLPVPPGQRTRGYAEATVRLPAGVRLTAASVHLGLFEGQRLRHVRQVLATLPATGPLVLAGDLNEGEGAPSWTTLASRLTELSPPGPTYPSWDPVARLDVVWGRDVDRVAGPEPRLDPGLLSRATDHLPVWVDLRVG; encoded by the coding sequence GTGACCTCCCCGGATCGGCCGGTGCGGGTCGCGAGCTACAACCTGCGGGACTTCCTCGACGACCGGCGGGCCGCCGCGACGGTGGTGCGGGCGATCGACCCCGACGTGCTGCTCCTGCAGGAGGTGCCGCGCCGGGCCTGGCCCGCCCCGCGGGTGCGGTCCTGGGCCTCGGCCGCCGGCCTGCGCTGGCCCGGCGGCCACCTGGGAGCGGGCGGGACCACGGTGATGCTCTCCGACCGTGTGGTCGTCGAGTCGTGCGTGCACCGCGGGCTGCCCGTCCCGCCCGGCCAGCGCACGCGAGGGTATGCCGAGGCGACGGTGCGCCTGCCCGCGGGCGTGCGGCTCACCGCGGCGAGCGTCCACCTCGGCCTCTTCGAGGGCCAGCGGCTGCGGCACGTCCGACAGGTCCTGGCGACGCTGCCCGCCACGGGTCCGCTCGTCCTGGCGGGCGACCTCAACGAGGGGGAGGGTGCACCGAGCTGGACGACGCTGGCCTCGCGGCTGACCGAGCTGTCGCCGCCCGGACCGACATACCCCTCCTGGGACCCGGTCGCGCGCCTGGACGTGGTGTGGGGCCGGGACGTGGACCGCGTCGCCGGACCCGAGCCGCGCCTGGACCCGGGCCTGCTGTCCCGGGCCACGGATCACCTGCCGGTGTGGGTGGACCTGCGGGTCGGCTAG